The proteins below are encoded in one region of Cystobacter fuscus DSM 2262:
- a CDS encoding response regulator, giving the protein MSRVLVIDDSPMLVELTVRALSAAGYHATGATDLASLEVKLSEGPFALILMDVNMPEMFGDDVVEYLRTQKRVTSKLVLYSDISEEELAAKTRQSGADAYILKGGGLEAVIGGIMRILGPPPPPVAAPRPAGMAPGVAAPRPVASSTAARPAPGTPVARPPGAVAARPVAPPGAAPGGVAAPPRAVAAPPGQVAAPRAPVAGPPGAPRPAAPVPGTGAPAAPRAPLPGQAAAPRPGVPAAGGPSLTPAAPRPPVAGQV; this is encoded by the coding sequence ATGTCTCGCGTACTGGTCATCGATGATAGCCCAATGCTGGTGGAACTCACGGTCAGGGCGCTGTCGGCCGCGGGCTACCACGCCACCGGGGCGACCGACCTGGCGAGCCTGGAGGTGAAGCTCTCCGAGGGGCCGTTCGCGCTCATCCTCATGGACGTGAACATGCCGGAGATGTTCGGCGACGACGTCGTCGAGTACCTCCGCACCCAGAAGAGGGTGACGTCCAAGCTGGTGCTCTACTCGGACATCTCCGAGGAGGAACTGGCGGCGAAGACCCGCCAGTCGGGCGCGGATGCCTACATCCTCAAGGGAGGTGGGCTCGAGGCGGTCATCGGCGGGATCATGCGCATCCTGGGTCCGCCCCCACCGCCCGTCGCCGCCCCGCGTCCCGCTGGCATGGCGCCCGGCGTGGCGGCCCCCCGGCCGGTTGCTTCCTCCACCGCCGCACGTCCAGCCCCGGGGACTCCGGTGGCTCGGCCGCCCGGTGCCGTCGCGGCGCGGCCCGTCGCTCCGCCCGGAGCGGCTCCCGGGGGAGTCGCGGCGCCTCCACGCGCCGTGGCCGCGCCTCCGGGACAGGTCGCGGCGCCCCGTGCACCCGTGGCGGGTCCGCCTGGAGCGCCCCGTCCGGCGGCGCCGGTGCCTGGAACGGGTGCGCCCGCGGCGCCTCGTGCACCCCTGCCAGGGCAGGCGGCGGCTCCCCGCCCCGGAGTCCCGGCGGCGGGCGGCCCGAGCCTGACGCCCGCCGCGCCGCGCCCCCCCGTCGCGGGACAGGTGA
- a CDS encoding CheR family methyltransferase produces the protein MLTVTSRALQQLAALLLERAGLKITPDGYHSLRLALSTRMPLSGLEDSEEYVNRLRTQEDELRKLLPLVTVGHTEFFRDPKQFSALENRILPEALARARRETRRVSIWSAGCATGEEPYSLAMVLAELGALPIEVDLWATDLNLAAVEAAKQGRFASRRVASIPSDRRTRFFRPVPGGHEIVSSLKDYVRFDGQNLAVPVFEKVKPESLDLILCRNVIIYFDLPTIRALMDRFLAALRPGALLLLGYSESLFKVYDRFEMVEMEGSFIYRRPVKPLEPRAPGVGPKPMPLGALPPATPPRPSTQTPPKPRPTIRTPAVLPSTEALQQTLDVSDVKTPTRRTPALSAEFIQAARARPTNEMPAWSLMLSPGERLNAAVRMIERGDFVSAVATVEQLLVDEPNHLDALLTIGNLYSLTGRIADAREAFNQALHREPLCVEARVFGGLAALQAGELPEARSELGKALFLEPSLAIGHYLMAQIHERLSDHEAARRSYRNAISQLRFPQRPLAGHYPELPDSADAISRAARYALAALEEGPPR, from the coding sequence ATGCTGACAGTGACCTCCCGGGCCCTGCAGCAACTGGCCGCCCTGTTGCTCGAGCGCGCGGGACTCAAAATCACTCCGGACGGCTACCACAGCCTGCGCCTGGCGCTGTCCACGCGCATGCCCTTGTCGGGGCTCGAGGACTCGGAGGAGTACGTCAATCGCCTGCGCACGCAGGAGGACGAGCTGCGCAAGCTGCTGCCGCTCGTCACCGTGGGCCATACGGAGTTCTTCCGCGATCCCAAGCAGTTCAGCGCGCTGGAGAACCGCATCCTCCCCGAGGCCCTGGCGCGCGCGCGGCGCGAGACGCGCCGGGTGTCCATCTGGTCCGCGGGCTGCGCCACCGGCGAGGAGCCCTACAGCCTGGCCATGGTGCTCGCCGAGCTGGGCGCGCTGCCCATCGAGGTGGACCTGTGGGCCACGGATCTCAACCTCGCCGCCGTGGAGGCCGCCAAGCAGGGCCGCTTCGCCTCGCGCCGCGTGGCCAGCATCCCCTCCGATCGCCGCACGCGCTTCTTCCGGCCGGTGCCCGGGGGGCATGAGATCGTCTCCTCGCTCAAGGACTACGTGCGCTTCGACGGGCAGAACCTCGCCGTCCCCGTCTTCGAGAAGGTCAAGCCCGAGTCGCTGGATCTCATCCTCTGCCGCAACGTCATCATCTACTTCGACCTGCCCACCATCCGCGCGCTGATGGATCGCTTCCTCGCGGCGCTGCGGCCCGGGGCGCTGCTGCTGCTGGGCTACTCGGAGAGCCTCTTCAAGGTCTACGACCGCTTCGAGATGGTGGAGATGGAGGGCTCGTTCATCTACCGCCGGCCCGTCAAACCCCTGGAGCCGCGCGCTCCCGGCGTGGGCCCCAAGCCCATGCCCCTGGGGGCGCTGCCTCCCGCGACGCCGCCCCGGCCCTCGACGCAGACCCCTCCCAAGCCCCGGCCGACCATCCGCACGCCCGCGGTGCTCCCGTCCACCGAGGCCCTGCAGCAGACGTTGGATGTCTCCGACGTGAAGACGCCCACGCGCCGCACGCCCGCGCTGAGCGCCGAGTTCATCCAGGCCGCGCGCGCGCGCCCCACCAACGAGATGCCCGCCTGGAGCCTGATGCTCTCGCCCGGCGAGCGGCTCAACGCGGCCGTGCGGATGATCGAGCGCGGGGACTTCGTGTCCGCGGTGGCCACCGTGGAGCAGCTCCTGGTGGACGAGCCCAACCACCTGGATGCGCTGCTCACCATCGGCAACCTCTACTCGCTCACGGGGCGGATCGCCGACGCGCGCGAGGCCTTCAACCAGGCGCTCCACCGCGAGCCGTTGTGCGTGGAGGCGCGGGTGTTCGGCGGGCTCGCGGCGCTCCAGGCCGGGGAGCTGCCCGAGGCGCGTTCCGAGCTCGGCAAGGCGCTCTTCCTGGAGCCCTCGCTCGCCATCGGCCACTACCTCATGGCGCAGATTCACGAGCGCTTGAGCGATCACGAGGCGGCGCGGCGCAGCTACCGCAACGCCATCTCGCAGCTGCGCTTCCCCCAGCGGCCCCTGGCCGGCCACTACCCGGAGCTGCCGGACTCGGCCGATGCCATCTCCCGCGCGGCCCGCTACGCGCTCGCCGCGCTGGAGGAGGGGCCCCCGCGCTAG
- a CDS encoding hybrid sensor histidine kinase/response regulator, whose amino-acid sequence MDTESLKRSLLQKFQEVSADRLQKIQLGVLDLEKPTADQAADEVARELHTMKGEARMLGLAAIGQLAHAAEDVLRAEREGKAATEVATDLLLRACDTIADLLEDHEGAQVGTLASQEMCEALSAASGHPIPPIGGSKAPSSTSVPVVRPAHAETVLEVMADAVEPAYAPPPAPAAAPAPRAAKAEHEEPHHNKLADRSIRVNVEVLDSLGLLAGDLLVESARGRLRASQIESLLQRFSRLGDRFLRLTEQLEVPNTLRNDVERIEGDLHMLRDDAFRFVRSNGDGIETLHGNLAMMADHVADARLVPLSTVFDAFPRAVRDLSRSQAKEVELVIENADLGVDRSMLADVRDALVHLLRNGVDHGLESPDERRMLGKPAAGRLRIRVRADGDMLSIEVDDDGRGMDPQKLRQVAVRKHLLTENQAASLSEREAIELIFRPGFSTREEVTDISGRGVGMDVVKKKVESLGGSVGISSRLGRGSTFTLRLPQSLALMKVLLVRLGDDVYGIPAADVVAVMRVKPDDRMEVFGTLAVKHRGKPIALVGLGPLLGVNGGNRFDKPPAVVVRHGDDHAALVVDGFVDEREVAVKPCGGEFLKGAAFIAGTAALEDGRIAVLLHVPDIMAEVRRMARPVTQGTTAKRLKVLLVDDSPIARATESALVKALGHTVDEAQDGEEGYLRAQSQTYDLILTDVQMPRLDGFSLTRKLKSTAGLARTPVIVLSSLASPEDRRRGAEAGADAYLVKGELGVESLAQTIDRLT is encoded by the coding sequence ATGGATACCGAGTCACTCAAGAGATCCCTCCTGCAGAAGTTCCAGGAAGTCAGCGCGGATCGCCTGCAGAAGATCCAGCTGGGCGTGCTCGACCTGGAGAAGCCCACCGCGGATCAGGCGGCGGACGAGGTCGCGCGCGAGCTGCACACGATGAAGGGCGAGGCACGCATGCTCGGTCTGGCCGCCATCGGCCAGCTCGCGCACGCGGCCGAGGACGTGCTGCGCGCCGAGCGTGAAGGCAAGGCCGCCACCGAGGTGGCGACGGACCTGCTGCTGCGCGCATGCGACACCATCGCGGACCTGCTGGAGGACCACGAGGGCGCCCAGGTGGGCACCCTGGCCTCCCAGGAGATGTGCGAGGCGCTCTCCGCGGCGTCCGGCCATCCCATTCCCCCCATCGGCGGCTCCAAGGCGCCCTCGTCCACGAGCGTGCCGGTCGTGCGCCCCGCTCACGCCGAGACCGTGCTGGAGGTCATGGCCGATGCGGTGGAGCCCGCCTACGCGCCTCCTCCCGCGCCCGCCGCCGCTCCCGCGCCCCGGGCCGCCAAGGCCGAGCACGAGGAGCCGCACCACAACAAGCTGGCCGATCGCAGCATCCGCGTGAACGTCGAGGTGCTCGACTCGCTCGGCCTGCTCGCGGGAGATCTGCTGGTGGAGAGCGCGCGCGGCCGCCTGCGCGCCTCGCAGATCGAATCGCTGCTCCAGCGCTTCTCGCGCCTGGGCGACCGCTTCCTGCGGCTCACCGAGCAGCTCGAGGTGCCCAACACGCTGCGCAACGACGTGGAGCGCATCGAGGGCGACCTGCACATGCTGCGCGATGACGCGTTCCGCTTCGTGCGCAGCAACGGCGATGGCATCGAGACGCTGCACGGCAACCTGGCGATGATGGCGGACCACGTGGCCGACGCCCGGCTGGTGCCCCTGTCCACCGTCTTCGACGCCTTCCCGCGCGCGGTGCGCGACCTGTCGCGCTCCCAGGCCAAGGAGGTGGAGCTCGTCATCGAGAACGCCGACCTGGGCGTGGACCGCTCGATGCTGGCCGACGTGCGCGACGCGCTCGTGCACCTGTTGCGCAACGGCGTGGACCACGGCCTGGAGAGCCCCGACGAGCGCCGCATGCTCGGCAAGCCCGCCGCGGGACGCCTGCGCATCCGCGTGCGCGCCGACGGCGACATGCTCAGCATCGAGGTGGACGACGACGGCCGCGGCATGGATCCGCAGAAGCTGCGCCAGGTGGCCGTGCGCAAGCACCTGCTCACGGAGAACCAGGCCGCCTCGCTCTCCGAGCGCGAGGCCATCGAGCTCATCTTCCGCCCCGGCTTCTCCACCCGCGAGGAAGTCACCGACATTTCCGGCCGCGGCGTGGGCATGGACGTGGTGAAGAAGAAGGTGGAGTCGCTGGGCGGCTCGGTGGGCATCTCCAGCCGTCTGGGCCGTGGCTCCACCTTCACCCTGCGTCTGCCGCAGTCGCTCGCGCTCATGAAGGTGCTGCTCGTGCGCCTGGGCGACGACGTCTACGGCATCCCCGCCGCCGACGTGGTGGCGGTGATGCGCGTGAAGCCGGATGATCGCATGGAGGTGTTCGGCACGCTCGCGGTCAAGCACCGCGGCAAGCCCATCGCCCTGGTGGGCCTGGGGCCGCTGCTCGGCGTCAACGGCGGCAACCGCTTCGACAAGCCGCCCGCCGTGGTGGTGCGTCACGGAGATGACCATGCCGCCCTGGTGGTGGATGGCTTCGTGGACGAGCGCGAGGTGGCGGTGAAGCCCTGCGGCGGCGAGTTCCTCAAGGGCGCCGCCTTCATCGCCGGCACCGCCGCGCTGGAGGATGGCCGCATCGCCGTGCTGCTGCACGTGCCGGACATCATGGCCGAGGTGCGCCGCATGGCGCGGCCCGTCACCCAGGGCACCACCGCCAAGCGGCTCAAGGTGCTGCTGGTGGACGACTCGCCCATCGCGCGCGCCACCGAATCCGCGCTCGTCAAGGCGCTCGGCCACACCGTGGACGAGGCCCAGGACGGCGAGGAGGGCTACCTGCGCGCCCAGTCCCAGACGTACGATCTCATCCTCACCGACGTGCAGATGCCCCGGCTGGATGGCTTCTCATTGACGCGCAAGCTCAAGTCCACCGCGGGGTTGGCGCGCACGCCGGTCATCGTCCTGTCCTCGCTCGCATCTCCCGAGGACAGACGACGTGGGGCCGAGGCGGGCGCGGATGCATACCTCGTCAAGGGCGAACTGGGCGTGGAAAGCCTCGCCCAGACCATTGATCGGCTCACCTGA
- a CDS encoding polyhydroxyalkanoic acid system family protein, with product MGTMKFEIPHTLNKDDARKRVEQLLQYWKSKYGVQSNWSGDGAKVTGKVMGISLDANFTITDGVIQGEGTDPGMLLRSKAKSYIQDKFASVLDASKSTDDVNKGLA from the coding sequence ATGGGCACGATGAAGTTCGAGATTCCCCACACCCTCAACAAGGACGATGCGAGGAAGCGCGTCGAGCAGCTCCTCCAGTACTGGAAGAGCAAGTACGGCGTGCAGTCGAACTGGTCGGGCGACGGGGCGAAGGTGACCGGCAAGGTGATGGGCATCAGCCTGGACGCCAACTTCACCATCACCGATGGCGTCATCCAGGGCGAGGGCACGGACCCGGGCATGCTGCTGCGCAGCAAGGCCAAGTCCTACATCCAGGACAAGTTCGCCAGCGTGCTGGATGCGTCCAAGAGCACCGACGACGTGAACAAGGGCCTGGCCTGA
- a CDS encoding chemotaxis protein CheW, translating into MAPDRAIAAQARPEQEFFCFRVADLRLAVPSENVLEVIRTGLLTPLPRTPSFLLGVTGHRGEVMPVMDLLRFLGKGEARVGPRTRLFIGTSGNYRVGVVADAVLGLRRIPVADILPPPLGGDAAAEHLIGVAEGLVPNETVALLHFTKLLQSARQRAVLR; encoded by the coding sequence ATGGCTCCCGACCGGGCCATCGCGGCTCAAGCCCGGCCCGAACAGGAATTTTTCTGTTTCCGGGTGGCTGACCTCCGCCTCGCCGTTCCCAGTGAGAACGTGCTCGAGGTCATCCGTACCGGGCTGCTCACCCCCTTGCCCCGGACTCCCTCCTTCCTCCTGGGTGTCACGGGCCATCGCGGCGAGGTCATGCCCGTGATGGATCTGCTGCGCTTCCTCGGCAAGGGCGAGGCCCGGGTCGGACCGAGGACCCGGTTGTTCATCGGCACCAGCGGCAACTACCGGGTCGGCGTGGTGGCCGACGCGGTGCTCGGACTGCGGCGCATCCCCGTGGCCGACATCCTGCCGCCTCCCCTCGGTGGAGACGCGGCGGCCGAGCACCTCATCGGCGTGGCCGAGGGCCTGGTGCCCAACGAGACCGTCGCCCTGCTGCACTTCACCAAGCTGCTGCAGAGCGCGAGGCAGCGCGCGGTGCTGCGATGA
- a CDS encoding DUF1015 family protein: MARVLPFSALIPSLESHLSADDGGGSFNAPPRSASVRPLLDRVDPTAELGRWRAAGSVLRDSRPALYLAEVPAQDGPLGAPPVRFLLCALAPDAADPLESDPYRPRSAQVEPAITLAADDHGVLRGLLAEAAERSSVVWQGTFQGAPLSLRRIEPSPVAKRIQAVLDEAPLRPLAELDERRPSLAAIVPLSDPGLHFEPVHRGLHGLDTFHEDTFLRLVAAYARVYDLDEPLTSARGVGNARERLATLVRGQHAVLLVLPEGRGKILRFRQGLDLAHLKAAPRNPTLRSLDLALLNALVLRTVLGIKDPEAPGHPNVFAVQGLESLVRGVEEGKFQAGFALNPPPLWEVRAVMEAAQTLPSKTLRVEPAPPAGLLFLDPEA; encoded by the coding sequence ATGGCGCGCGTCCTTCCCTTCTCCGCTCTGATTCCCTCGCTCGAGTCCCATCTGTCGGCCGATGACGGAGGCGGCTCCTTCAACGCGCCGCCCCGGTCCGCGTCGGTGCGTCCGCTGTTGGATCGGGTGGATCCCACGGCGGAACTGGGCCGCTGGCGGGCCGCGGGCTCCGTGCTGCGCGACAGCCGGCCCGCCCTGTACCTGGCCGAGGTGCCCGCCCAGGACGGCCCGCTGGGCGCGCCTCCGGTGCGCTTCCTCTTGTGCGCGCTCGCGCCCGACGCGGCCGATCCCCTGGAGAGCGATCCCTACCGGCCCCGCTCCGCCCAGGTGGAGCCCGCCATCACCCTGGCGGCCGATGATCACGGGGTGCTCCGGGGCCTGCTGGCGGAGGCCGCCGAGCGGAGCAGCGTGGTGTGGCAGGGGACGTTCCAGGGGGCCCCGCTGTCCCTGCGCCGCATCGAGCCCTCCCCGGTGGCCAAACGCATCCAGGCGGTGCTCGACGAGGCGCCGCTGCGTCCCCTGGCGGAGCTGGACGAGCGCCGGCCGAGCCTCGCGGCCATCGTGCCCCTGTCGGATCCGGGGCTGCACTTCGAGCCCGTGCACCGCGGCCTCCACGGCCTGGACACCTTCCACGAGGACACCTTCCTCAGGCTCGTGGCGGCCTACGCGCGGGTCTACGATCTCGACGAGCCGCTGACGAGCGCGCGGGGCGTGGGCAACGCGCGCGAGCGGCTGGCCACGCTGGTGCGCGGACAGCACGCGGTGCTGCTGGTGCTGCCCGAGGGGCGGGGGAAGATCCTCCGCTTCCGGCAGGGGTTGGATCTGGCGCACCTGAAGGCGGCCCCGCGCAATCCCACGCTGCGCAGCCTTGACCTGGCGCTGCTCAACGCGCTGGTGCTGCGCACGGTGCTGGGCATCAAGGATCCCGAGGCGCCCGGGCACCCGAACGTGTTCGCGGTGCAGGGCCTCGAGTCGCTGGTGCGGGGCGTGGAGGAGGGGAAGTTCCAGGCGGGCTTCGCCCTCAACCCGCCGCCGCTCTGGGAGGTACGCGCGGTGATGGAGGCCGCGCAGACGCTCCCGTCGAAGACGCTGCGGGTGGAGCCCGCGCCGCCCGCGGGCCTGCTCTTCCTCGATCCCGAGGCCTGA
- a CDS encoding glycosyl hydrolase codes for MTRFTPLRSLMPLLGLLCLAAVSAQAQTKSTKRGVAYGYHSAEDMKALSKGISWWYNWASTPEAGAASVASSVGVSFVPMVWGGTPNADQLAASIPAGTQYLLGFNEPNFKSQARKTPSEAAALWPILEDVARRKNLKLASPAVNYCGDCVSEGGVTFTDPVVYLDAFFAKCTNCQVDYVAVHWYACDLSALKWYIGLFKKYNKPIWLTEFACGDRPHDQITLDVQKKYMTDAVTYLESEPAVFRYSWFSARNNEIPNINLLGASGQLTELGNLYVSLPAGGGTTPPPSGNKLTPVAATASSSESGGTAAANAIDGNLSTRWSSAFADPQYLQLDLGTAKKISGVRLTWEAAYGKDYQVQVSNDAAAWTTVATVVGGDGGVDDHTGLSATARYVRIYGTKRATGYGYSLFEVELFGTP; via the coding sequence ATGACTCGATTCACTCCCCTTCGCTCCCTCATGCCCCTGCTGGGGTTGCTGTGTCTGGCCGCTGTCTCCGCCCAGGCGCAGACCAAGAGCACCAAGCGCGGTGTGGCCTATGGCTATCACTCCGCCGAGGACATGAAGGCCCTCTCCAAGGGAATCAGCTGGTGGTACAACTGGGCCTCCACGCCCGAGGCGGGCGCCGCCAGCGTGGCCTCCTCGGTGGGCGTCTCGTTCGTGCCCATGGTCTGGGGCGGCACGCCGAACGCGGATCAACTGGCCGCCTCCATCCCCGCGGGCACCCAGTACCTGCTGGGCTTCAACGAGCCCAACTTCAAGAGCCAGGCGAGGAAGACGCCCAGCGAGGCCGCGGCGCTCTGGCCCATCCTCGAGGACGTGGCCCGCCGCAAGAACCTCAAGCTGGCATCCCCCGCCGTCAACTACTGCGGAGATTGTGTCTCCGAAGGCGGCGTGACCTTCACGGATCCCGTGGTCTATCTGGATGCCTTCTTCGCCAAGTGCACCAACTGCCAGGTGGATTACGTCGCCGTGCACTGGTACGCGTGCGACCTGAGCGCGCTCAAGTGGTACATCGGCCTGTTCAAGAAGTACAACAAGCCCATCTGGCTGACCGAGTTCGCCTGCGGAGACCGGCCGCACGATCAGATCACCCTGGACGTGCAGAAGAAATACATGACCGACGCCGTCACCTACCTCGAGAGCGAGCCGGCCGTCTTCCGCTACTCGTGGTTCTCCGCCCGCAACAACGAGATTCCCAACATCAACCTGCTCGGCGCGTCGGGGCAGCTCACGGAGCTGGGCAACCTGTACGTCTCCCTGCCCGCGGGCGGCGGCACCACCCCGCCCCCCTCGGGCAACAAGCTGACGCCGGTGGCGGCCACGGCCTCCTCCAGCGAGAGCGGCGGCACCGCCGCGGCCAATGCCATCGATGGCAACTTGAGCACCCGCTGGAGCAGCGCCTTCGCGGATCCGCAGTACCTCCAGCTCGACCTGGGCACCGCGAAGAAGATCTCCGGCGTGCGGCTCACCTGGGAGGCGGCCTACGGCAAGGACTACCAGGTGCAGGTGTCCAACGACGCCGCGGCCTGGACGACCGTGGCCACGGTGGTGGGCGGAGATGGCGGCGTGGATGACCACACCGGCCTGTCCGCCACCGCCCGCTACGTGCGCATCTACGGAACGAAGCGCGCCACCGGCTACGGCTACTCCCTCTTCGAGGTGGAGCTCTTCGGCACGCCGTAG
- a CDS encoding methyl-accepting chemotaxis protein produces MSLADSKTDFSAADGASRSKKAGSLKPITDTVIAVLAGNLEARVHKNALDEDAADLANLFNQLLERFAVSEHRKQVAAQEIDQAVDALISLGRDGDLARWNTTTEDAQLAPLLEGFGKVIETLRTFVREINEAALRLSSSSNQVLSASTQHETSSTEQAAAIHETTATMEELKHASAQIAENAGSVARVAEETLGAARAGRGAIGEFIQAMQQIRSDGVAVADSITKLSKRVERIGTVVEVIDEIADRSDLLALNAALEGSRAGEAGKGFSIVAAEMRRLAENVMESTKEIKNLITEIREATAAAGAAAEASKEATESGEKLGAVAAQAVEGILAGVQETSDAARVINLATQQQRTATEQVVASMAEIEDVTRQTTSASKQATGAAAELNQLAGRLAELIKRFKAD; encoded by the coding sequence ATGTCGCTCGCTGATTCGAAGACCGATTTTTCCGCCGCGGACGGGGCTTCCCGCTCGAAGAAGGCGGGCTCCCTCAAGCCCATCACCGACACGGTGATCGCCGTCCTCGCGGGCAACCTCGAGGCACGCGTGCACAAGAACGCGCTGGACGAGGACGCCGCGGACCTGGCCAACCTCTTCAACCAGCTCCTCGAGCGCTTCGCCGTCTCCGAGCACCGCAAGCAGGTGGCGGCGCAGGAGATCGATCAGGCCGTCGACGCGCTCATCTCGCTGGGCCGTGATGGCGATCTCGCCCGGTGGAACACCACCACCGAGGACGCCCAGCTCGCGCCCCTGCTCGAGGGCTTCGGCAAGGTGATCGAGACCCTGCGCACCTTCGTGCGGGAGATCAACGAGGCGGCGCTGCGCCTGTCCTCGTCCTCCAACCAGGTGCTCTCCGCCTCCACCCAGCACGAGACGTCCTCCACCGAGCAGGCCGCCGCCATCCACGAGACCACGGCGACGATGGAGGAACTCAAGCACGCTTCGGCGCAGATCGCCGAGAACGCCGGCAGCGTGGCGCGCGTGGCCGAGGAGACCCTGGGCGCGGCTCGCGCGGGCCGGGGCGCCATCGGCGAGTTCATCCAGGCCATGCAGCAGATCCGCAGCGACGGCGTCGCCGTGGCCGACTCCATCACCAAGCTGTCCAAGCGCGTGGAGCGCATCGGCACCGTGGTCGAGGTGATCGACGAGATCGCCGACCGCTCGGACCTGCTCGCGCTCAACGCGGCGCTCGAGGGCAGCCGCGCCGGTGAGGCGGGCAAGGGCTTCTCCATCGTGGCCGCCGAAATGCGCCGCCTCGCCGAGAACGTCATGGAGTCCACCAAGGAGATCAAGAACCTGATCACCGAGATCCGCGAGGCCACGGCCGCCGCGGGCGCCGCGGCCGAGGCCTCCAAGGAAGCCACCGAGTCGGGTGAGAAGCTCGGCGCCGTGGCGGCGCAGGCCGTCGAGGGCATCCTCGCGGGCGTGCAGGAGACGAGCGACGCGGCCCGCGTCATCAACCTCGCCACCCAGCAGCAGCGCACCGCCACCGAGCAGGTGGTGGCCTCCATGGCGGAGATCGAGGACGTGACGCGCCAGACCACCTCGGCCTCCAAGCAGGCCACGGGTGCCGCCGCCGAGCTCAACCAGCTCGCCGGACGGCTGGCGGAACTCATCAAGCGCTTCAAGGCTGACTGA
- a CDS encoding chemotaxis protein CheB yields the protein MDVGASAYRVLLVGEVFRGASRGLFDGSVLAPSGNVCGFSEALEGVQRLHPDVVVVDLSAPESLQAIARVMVERPVPVLALHPGLLSDAEAFQALASGAVEVVPRPAEPGTDFWHAVSRKLMLLAEVRVSRPVQGQSKPVRPAASEAPYPLVAIASSLGGPKALSVLLKTLPQDFPAPVCICQHISQGFTEGLAQWLGASSSLRVVEASEGDAMVPGSVYIAPSGSHLLVRSGGMLSLDPGPPVRGFRPSCDVLLTSAAETFGTRVLGVILTGMGRDGARGLKEIRERGGRTIAQDKATCAVYGMPKEAVRLGAAEEVLPLDRIGPTLTQWVRTC from the coding sequence TTGGACGTTGGTGCGTCCGCATACCGGGTGTTGCTCGTGGGCGAGGTGTTCCGGGGCGCCTCGCGAGGACTGTTCGATGGGAGCGTGCTCGCCCCATCGGGCAACGTCTGTGGCTTTTCCGAGGCGCTCGAGGGCGTGCAGCGGCTGCACCCGGACGTGGTCGTGGTGGACCTGTCCGCGCCGGAGTCGCTCCAGGCCATCGCCCGCGTCATGGTGGAGCGGCCCGTGCCCGTGCTCGCGCTGCACCCGGGGCTGCTCTCCGACGCCGAGGCCTTCCAGGCACTCGCCTCGGGGGCCGTGGAGGTGGTGCCCCGGCCGGCCGAGCCCGGCACCGATTTCTGGCACGCGGTGAGCCGCAAGTTGATGCTGCTCGCCGAGGTGCGTGTGTCGCGCCCCGTGCAGGGTCAGTCCAAGCCCGTGCGCCCCGCGGCCTCCGAGGCGCCGTACCCCCTGGTGGCCATCGCCTCGTCGCTCGGCGGGCCCAAGGCGCTCTCCGTGCTGCTCAAGACCCTGCCGCAGGATTTTCCCGCCCCCGTGTGCATCTGCCAGCACATCAGCCAGGGCTTCACCGAGGGGCTCGCGCAGTGGCTGGGCGCCAGCTCGTCGTTGCGCGTGGTGGAGGCCTCCGAAGGAGACGCCATGGTGCCCGGCTCCGTCTATATCGCCCCCTCGGGCTCGCACCTGTTGGTGCGCTCTGGGGGGATGCTGTCGTTGGATCCGGGGCCGCCGGTGCGCGGCTTCCGGCCTTCGTGTGACGTGCTGCTCACGTCGGCGGCGGAGACCTTCGGCACGCGCGTGCTGGGCGTCATCCTCACCGGCATGGGCCGCGATGGTGCCCGGGGGCTCAAGGAGATCCGCGAGCGCGGCGGCCGCACCATCGCCCAGGACAAGGCGACGTGCGCCGTGTACGGAATGCCCAAGGAAGCCGTGCGGCTGGGTGCAGCCGAGGAAGTCCTTCCACTCGATCGCATCGGACCAACCCTCACCCAGTGGGTGCGCACATGCTGA